The nucleotide sequence TCTTCTGCGCCAGGTTGTCGGGGTTCACCTGGTACGGCAGCTCGGTGACCACCAGGCACTGGCGGTTCTGGATCTCCTCGACCTCGACCACCGCGCGCATCGTGATGGAGCCGCGACCGGTGCGGTACGCCTCCTCGATGCCCTTGCGGCCCACGACCAGCGCGCCGGTCGGGAAGTCCGGGCCCTTGATGCGCTCGATGAGGGCGTCCAGCAGCTCCTCCTGCGACGCCTCCGGGTGCTCCAGGTGCCACTGGGCGCCGGCCGCGACCTCACGGAGGTTGTGCGGCGGGATGTTGGTCGCCATGCCGACCGCGATACCGGCCGAGCCGTTGATCAGCAGGTTGGGGAAGCGGGCGGGCAGGACGGTCGGCTCCTGGGAGCGGCCGTCGTAGTTGTCCTTGAAATCGACGGTGTCCTCGTCGATGTCGCGGACCATCTCCATCGACAGCGGCGCCAGCTTGCACTCGGTGTAGCGCATGGCGGCCGCCGGGTCGTTGCCCGGGGAGCCGAAGTTGCCGTTGGAGTCGACGAGCGGCATGCGCATCGACCACGGCTGGGCGAGGCGGACCAGGGCGTCGTAGATCGAGCTGTCGCCGTGGGGGTGGTAGTTACCCATGACGTCGCCGACCACGCGGGCGCACTTGTAGAAGCCGCGGTCGGGGCGGTAACCGCCGTCGTACATCGCGTACAGCACACGGCGGTGGACCGGCTTGAGGCCGTCCCGGACGTCGGGCAGCGCACGGGACACGATGACGGACATCGCGTAGTCCAGGTACGAACGCTGCATCTCCGCGTCGAGGCCGACCGGCTCGATGCGCGTGGTGACGATCTCGCCGGTCTCTTCCTCCGGCGTCACTGGCTCAGGCATGAAGTTCGAGGTGTCGTCGGTCATTGCTGGTGAAGATCCTTCCTGATGCGGTCAGCTGAGACCGACTCAGATGTCGAGGAAGCGGACGTCCTTGGCATTGCGCTGGATGAACAGACGCCGGGCCTCGACGTCCTCGCCCATCAGCACCGAGAACAGGTCGTCGGCCTGGGCGGCGTCGTCGAGGGTGACCTGGCCGAGGACGCGGTGCTCCGGGTCCATCGTGGTCACGCGCAGCTCCTCGGCGTTCATCTCGCCGAGACCCTTGAAGCGCTGGATGGAGTCCTCGCGGACACGCTTGCCGCGCTGTCGGCCCATCTCCAGCAGCGCGTCGCGCTCACGGTCGGAGTACGCGTACTCGACGTCGTCCCGACCCCACTTGATCTTGTACAGCGGCGGGCGGGACAGGTACACGTACCCGGCCTCGACCAGCGGCCGCATGAAGCGGAACAGGAAGGTCAGCAGCAGGGTGTTGATGTGCTGGCCGTCGACGTCGGCGTCCGCCATCAGGATGATCTTGTGATAGCGGAGCTTCGTGATGTCGAAGTCCTCGTGCACGCCCGTGCCGAAGGCGGAGATCAGCGCCTGGATCTCCTGGTTCTGCAGGATCTTGTCGATCCGCGCCTTCTCGACGTTGAGGATCTTGCCCCGGATCGGGAGGATCGCCTGGAACTGCGGGTTGCGGCCGGACTTGGCCGAACCGCCGGCGGAGTCACCCTCGACGATGAAGATCTCGCACTTGGACGGGTCGTTCGACTGGCAGTCGGACAGCTTGCCCGGTAGCGCGCCGGACTCCAGCAGACCCTTGCGCCGGGTGAGGTCGCGGGCCTTGCGGGCCGCCACACGCGCGGTGGCCGCCTGGATGCCCTTGCGGATGATCTCCGCCGCCTCGACCGGGTTGCGGTCCAGCCAGTCGTTGAGGTGCTCGTAGACCGCGCGCTGCACGAAGGTCTTGGCCTCGGTGTTGCCCAGCTTGGTCTTGGTCTGGCCCTCGAACTGCGGCTCGCTCAGCTTGACCGAGATGATCGCGGTCAGACCCTCGCGGATGTCGTCACCGGTGAGGTTGTCGTCCCGCTCGCGCAGCAGCTTCTTGTCGCGCGCGTACTTGTTGATCAGGGAGGTCAGCGCGGCCCGGAAGCCCTCTTCGTGCGTGCCGCCCTCGTGCGTGTGGATGATGTTGGCGAAGGAGTAGACACCCTCGCTGTATCCGCCGTTCCACTGCATGGCGACCTCGAGGGACAGGCTCTTGTCCTTGTCCTCGGCCTCCAGCGAGACGACGGTCGGGTGCACGACGTCGCCCTTGCGGGAGTTCAGGTACGTCACGAAGTCGACGATGCCGCCGTCGTAGCGGTACGTGACCGACTTGACCTCGGCCTTCTCGTCCGCGCCCGCCTCGTCCGCGCCGCTCGTGGCCTTCGCCGACTCGCGCTCGTCGGTGAGCCTGATCGTCAGGCCCTTGTTGAGGAACGCCATCTCCTGGAAACGCCGCGACAGCGTCTCGAAGGAGTACTCCGTGGTCTCGAAGATCTCCGGGTCGGCCCAGAAGGTGACCGACGTGCCGGTCTCCTCGGTCGCCTCGTTCTTCACCAGCGGCGCCGTGGGGACGCCCATCTTGTAGTCCTGCGTCCAGCGGTAGCCGTCCGTCTTCACCTCGACGGCGACCTTCATGGACAGCGCGTTCACCACGGACACGCCCACACCGTGCAGACCGCCGGAGACGGCGTAACCGCCTCCGCCGAACTTGCCGCCCGCGTGCAGCACGGTCAGCACGACCTCGAGGGCCGGCTTGCCCTCGGAGGCCACGATGCCCACCGGGATGCCTCGGCCGTTGTCCACCACGCGGACGCCGCCGTCGGGCAGGATCGTCACGTCGATGGTGTCCGCGTGGCCGGCCAGCGCCTCGTCGACGGAGTTGTCGACGACCTCGTACACAAGGTGGTGCAGACCGCGCTCACCGGTGGAACCGATGTACATGCCGGGGCGCTTGCGGACCGCGTCCAGCCCTTCGAGCACGGTGATGGCACTGGCGTCGTACGAGGCGACGACTGCCTCGCCGATGACGCCGGCGTCGGTGGAAGGGATGTTCTCGTTGGGGTTGCCGGAATCGGCCACGAAGCGCCCTTTCTGGCACAGCACGAGCGCTCCTTGCGGGTGCGCGCCCTCCGGGAGGAGGGTTGCCGGAGCGGCTGCGGCATGTTGCGTTGGTAAGCCCTGAATCAGCGTTGCTCAGCTTTTCCCGAGCGGTCCCCACGATTGGGGCGGGATTGCCTTCCAGTCTACCGGTAGCGCCGACAATGATGGGGGCTTGCGGGCACCTGAGTCCGCATGTGCCGCCCTGAACCGGCCCCGACCGGGTCCCGATATGGGGAAGGGGGCTGCGAGGGGCTCACAGCGGCGCTCAGGGCTTCGGGCCGTCAGCCCTTGTCCATCGGGGGGTCGGCCCATGATCGGACCGCGATCCGTACACCTGTACGGCCGTGGAGTGCCCTTGCGCCTCACAGGTCAGACGTGAGGTACGTCACCCGTAGGTGTCGCCCGGACCAGCGCTTCCCGGCGCCCTGAGGGGCCCGTAACGGCGCACCGGGGCACCCGGACCGTTCACCTTGATCATGCGGACGGTGCCGTGCCCGAGGTCCTCGTTCAGCCGGGCCACGAGGGTCGGCGCCAGCAGCCGGAGCTGCGTCGCCCACGCGGTCGAGTCACAGGAGACCGACAGCACCCGCTCGTCCTCGTCGTACCGCTGCGGCACGCAGTGCTTGGCCAGGTCCTCGCCGACGATCTGCGGCCAGCGGCCCATCACCCCGCCGACCGCCGCCGGCGCCTCCCAGCCCCGCTCGTTCAGCAGCCGGTTGATCGCCGCGCCCAGCGCCATCGGGTCGCGGCCGTCCGCCCGCGCGCCCGAGCGCAGACCGCCACCGCGCCGCGCCTGCTTCTTCTGCCGCGCCGCGTCCCCACGCGCGCGTGCCTGCTCCTTCGCCGCGCGCAGCGCCACGCGCGCGAGGTCGACACCGGACGGCTCCGGCGCCTTGCGGTCCTCGCCCTCGGCGCTCACGCCGGCTCCACGGTGCCGTCGGAGACGGCGTACCGGGCGCCCGCCAGGACGTGCGGCACGTCGTCGTCCACCGCGGCCGTCACCAGCACCTGCTCGCCGGGCGCGACCAGCTCGGCCAGCCGCTCACGGCGGCGCGCGTCCAGCTCGGCGAAGACGTCGTCGAGGATCAGCACCGGCTCGTTGCCCTCGGCGCGCAGCAGGTCGTAGGAGGCCAGGCGCAGCGCGAGCGCGTAGGACCAGGACTCGCCGTGCGAGGCGTAGCCCTTGGCGGGGAGACGGCCGAGCCGGAGCACCAGGTCGTCGCGGTGCGGGCCGACCAGGGTCACGCCCCGCTCGATCTCCTGCTTGCGCGCCTCGGCGAGCGCCGCCAGGAGCTGCCCGGCGAGTTCCTCGCGGGTGTGGGCCGGGCCGGGGGCTGAGGACTTGTAGTCCAGCGCGACGGGGCCGCCGCCGGGGGCGAGCTGCTCGTACGCCTTGTCGGCGAGCGGCTGGAGGACCGCGATCAGGTCCAGGCGCTGGGCGAGCAGCTCGGCGCCCGCGTGGGCGAGGTGCTGGTCCCACACGTC is from Streptomyces seoulensis and encodes:
- the gyrB gene encoding DNA topoisomerase (ATP-hydrolyzing) subunit B gives rise to the protein MLCQKGRFVADSGNPNENIPSTDAGVIGEAVVASYDASAITVLEGLDAVRKRPGMYIGSTGERGLHHLVYEVVDNSVDEALAGHADTIDVTILPDGGVRVVDNGRGIPVGIVASEGKPALEVVLTVLHAGGKFGGGGYAVSGGLHGVGVSVVNALSMKVAVEVKTDGYRWTQDYKMGVPTAPLVKNEATEETGTSVTFWADPEIFETTEYSFETLSRRFQEMAFLNKGLTIRLTDERESAKATSGADEAGADEKAEVKSVTYRYDGGIVDFVTYLNSRKGDVVHPTVVSLEAEDKDKSLSLEVAMQWNGGYSEGVYSFANIIHTHEGGTHEEGFRAALTSLINKYARDKKLLRERDDNLTGDDIREGLTAIISVKLSEPQFEGQTKTKLGNTEAKTFVQRAVYEHLNDWLDRNPVEAAEIIRKGIQAATARVAARKARDLTRRKGLLESGALPGKLSDCQSNDPSKCEIFIVEGDSAGGSAKSGRNPQFQAILPIRGKILNVEKARIDKILQNQEIQALISAFGTGVHEDFDITKLRYHKIILMADADVDGQHINTLLLTFLFRFMRPLVEAGYVYLSRPPLYKIKWGRDDVEYAYSDRERDALLEMGRQRGKRVREDSIQRFKGLGEMNAEELRVTTMDPEHRVLGQVTLDDAAQADDLFSVLMGEDVEARRLFIQRNAKDVRFLDI
- a CDS encoding DUF721 domain-containing protein; its protein translation is MSAEGEDRKAPEPSGVDLARVALRAAKEQARARGDAARQKKQARRGGGLRSGARADGRDPMALGAAINRLLNERGWEAPAAVGGVMGRWPQIVGEDLAKHCVPQRYDEDERVLSVSCDSTAWATQLRLLAPTLVARLNEDLGHGTVRMIKVNGPGAPVRRYGPLRAPGSAGPGDTYG
- the recF gene encoding DNA replication/repair protein RecF (All proteins in this family for which functions are known are DNA-binding proteins that assist the filamentation of RecA onto DNA for the initiation of recombination or recombinational repair.), with translation MHVTHLSLADFRSYARAEVPLGSGVTAFVGPNGQGKTNLVEAVGYLATLGSHRVSADAPLVRMGAERAVVRAQVRQGERQQLVELELNPGRANRARINRSSQVRPRDVLGIVRTVLFAPEDLALIKGDPGERRRFLDELITARAPRMAGVRSDYERVLKQRNTLLKSAALARRHGGRSMDLSTLDVWDQHLAHAGAELLAQRLDLIAVLQPLADKAYEQLAPGGGPVALDYKSSAPGPAHTREELAGQLLAALAEARKQEIERGVTLVGPHRDDLVLRLGRLPAKGYASHGESWSYALALRLASYDLLRAEGNEPVLILDDVFAELDARRRERLAELVAPGEQVLVTAAVDDDVPHVLAGARYAVSDGTVEPA